One Osmerus mordax isolate fOsmMor3 chromosome 25, fOsmMor3.pri, whole genome shotgun sequence DNA window includes the following coding sequences:
- the LOC136933714 gene encoding serum amyloid P-component-like, with protein sequence MKTLAYLLSIVACCYATPQDLRGRVFTFPQQTANSYTRLYPQLEKIFFSSSVCFRFFTDDLSTICPFSLSIPGKSISLTILLLNDKIEFWVGDKPVYFNRMAAELNEWNSLCATWDSGTGLVQVWLNGRPSVRKALHAGGSISGTPFLVLGQDQDSHGGSFDAQQSFTGQLTDVHMWDYVLSPCEVQTYTQAGAFRPGNVLDWGAMEYTRHGYVVLERLQTLDTCRMGSLSNKASPEDSVSIPELNVNTHDVPEHSQDNLIPEKSGFENDIPIPSGDGTNTKLSEDMKMTV encoded by the exons ATGAAGACCTTGGCATATTTGCTGTCCATAGTTGCGTGTTGCTATGCTACACCACAAG aCTTGAGAGGGCGAGTGTTCACCTTCCCTCAGCAGACAGCGAACTCATACACCAGACTTTACCCCCAGCTGGAGAAGATCTTCTTCAGTtcctctgtctgcttcagattcTTCACTGATGACCTCTCCACCATCTGCCCTTTCTCCCTGAGCATCCCTGGCAAAAGCATCAGCCTCACAATATTACTTCTCAATGATAAAATAGAATTTTGGGTTGGAGATAAGCCTGTGTACTTTAACAGGATGGCAGCTGAGCTGAATGAGTGGAACTCTCTCTGTGCCACGTGGGACTCAGGAACAGGTTTGGTGCAGGTTTGGCTCAATGGGAGACCCAGTGTCAGAAAGGCTCTCCATGCAGGTGGCTCCATCTCTGGAACCCCTTTCCTTGTCCTCGGCCAGGACCAAGACAGCCATGGTGGGAGTTTTGATGCCCAGCAATCGTTCACTGGCCAGCTGACAGACGTGCACATGTGGGACTATGTTCTCTCCCCGTGTGAGGTCCAGACCTACACGCAGGCAGGGGCTTTCAGACCAGGGAACGTGCTGGACTGGGGGGCGATGGAGTACACGAGACATGGGTATGTGGTCTTGGAGAGGCTCCAGACTCTTGACACCTGCAGAATGGGGTCGCTGAGCAACAAGGCGTCGCCGGAGGACAGTGTCAGCATTCCAGAACTGAATGTAAATACCCATGATGTTCCGGAACATTCTCAAGACAATTTAATCCCAGAGAAGTCTGGGTTTGAAAATGACATTCCTATACCGTCTGGCGATGGTACCAACACCAAACTCTCTGAAGATATGAAAATGACAGTTTGA
- the tpbgl gene encoding trophoblast glycoprotein like — protein sequence MRNKMSTCTFYAKYYFVKPVRMFCCRNISRFVFTVWEHFYLVTVVCFLMFPPVKSDENCPASCFCASDSGTVTCHDGDETAIPGDIPEWTTTLILRGNNISTLPGSAFSSNGTELDLMTLSLSYNGIQAIEAYAFTGLSRLHLLDLSHNRLAYLSDLAFYGLLELRSLYLNNSLTSSGAAQLSNALGVESLRSLHRLEVAGNRLKTIPIANLDAFNLHALVLSNNSFENIGRENVSSLYQYTRVRIYLSLNPFRCNCGLEAFYYWLKNSSQCQDAAHLLCLEPETKRGLPLERLRAEDVDCLNENLEAVSYVFLGIVLALIGLVFLMVLYLNRAGIKRWLNNIRDACRDQMEVYHYRYEQDSDPRLANVSV from the coding sequence ATGCGAAACAAAATGTCGACTTGCACTTTTTATGCAAAATACTATTTTGTAAAACCGGTCCGGATGTTTTGCTGTAGAAATATCTCACGATTTGTCTTTACTGTTTGGGAACATTTTTATTTGGTAAcggttgtgtgttttttaatgtttCCGCCTGTCAAATCGGATGAAAACTGCCCAGCATCCTGCTTCTGTGCCAGTGATTCTGGGACCGTAACCTGCCATGATGGAGACGAAACGGCGATCCCAGGCGACATTCCTGAATGGACAACCACTCTTATCCTCAGAGGGAACAACATCTCAACTTTACCGGGGAGCGCGTTCTCATCGAACGGGACAGAGCTGGACTTGATGACGCTGTCGCTGTCCTACAATGGCATCCAGGCCATAGAGGCTTACGCTTTCACGGGGCTCTCCCGGTTGCATCTTCTCGATCTAAGTCACAACAGGTTGGCGTATTTGTCTGATCTGGCTTTTTACGGTTTGCTAGAGCTGCGCTCCTTGTACTTAAACAACTCCCTGACGTCTTCAGGCGCGGCGCAGCTCTCAAACGCACTCGGTGTGGAAAGTTTACGCAGCCTTCACAGACTCGAGGTAGCGGGGAACCGCTTGAAGACAATACCGATTGCAAATTTGGACGCGTTTAACCTCCATGCTTTAGTGCTGAGCAATAACTCATTTGAGAACATTGGGAGAGAGAATGTCTCAAGTTTGTACCAGTACACGCGGGTGCGTATATATCTGTCCTTGAATCCATTTAGGTGCAACTGCGGACTGGAGGCGTTCTACTACTGGTTGAAGAATTCTTCTCAGTGCCAGGACGCAGCACATCTTCTTTGCTTAGAACCTGAGACCAAGCGGGGGTTACCATTGGAGAGACTCCGCGCCGAGGACGTTGACTGTCTAAATGAGAACCTTGAAGCGGTATCATACGTGTTCCTCGGTATAGTGTTAGCGCTGATCGGGCTGGTATTTCTAATGGTGCTGTACCTGAACCGGGCGGGTATCAAACGGTGGCTCAATAACATCCGGGATGCTTGTAGGGACCAGATGGAGGTCTATCATTACCGGTACGAACAGGACTCCGATCCCCGGCTGGCCAACGTGTCCGTTTAG
- the smyd4 gene encoding SET and MYND domain-containing protein 4 yields MDMPCIKWQKHVEEKWSQLDPDQTKWFSSLSEIDQVFELALSQINQEDLNFLSGVSRDYPVQKDPERAARCRENGNASFKTRDYNAAALHYSQGVCLASQRSEQLSLCFANRSAALLHLQHHQECLEDIDRALEHGYPAHLRHKLHERRALCLNHLQHKADPGPQDEEGAGGTEKQRTHLPQCLPGTGPLSSLSPGSSVRFSPGKGRHLVATEGKAAGDVILEDRAYGCVLIPGMERLKGAEGGRERRGVFGTEDRHCHRCLCEAVSPAPCEGCSYARYCSYRCRRAAWEEHHRWECPIGAELRALGVMSQLALRVALKAGLKDVQVAREPIRGKDNGSKPISGRENPVSSTSTSTDRDGGGDPFTCYHGDSYQSVYHLLPHLSSHTPSLRYLYAVTIATLFLKLSRAGPPPASWNSSESRKCTSQSQGQEDKKKPMGWAPELSLLGSVVLRHMFQLRCNAQAVSALINTGDSAVQSTCEVRIATAMFPTLSVLNHSCSPNTSLAFATGPRTGPPSPEPESSAALATAGCGVTVTVRAAREVSQGQEFLHCYGPHSSRMKVSERRRLLQDQYYFLCTCDACSLEEDSEVRGERSGSDTGLQCGKCQEPLKTLTEDGGAWCVCVCGQRVSRVELDLVLKEVKARLEKAVELMEEDRPDEALGVLQRAGPRSGVFLGETHPLQGQLADAKARAYATMGDWRRAASQLESSVVAVGSQYGEDSIEVGRQLFKLAQLHFNGGSPAPALSVIPRARRLLSLHSGEHCPELQELRAMEDCLRDVF; encoded by the exons ATGGATATGCCATGTATAAAGTGGCAAAAGCATGTTGAAGAGAAGTGGAGCCAACTCGACCCTGATCAAACGAAATGGTTTTCAAGTCTGTCGGAGATAGATCAAGTTTTTGAGCTTGCCCTGTCTCAAATAAA TCAGGAGGACTTAAACTTTCTATCAGGCGTGTCGAGGGACTACCCTGTCCAGAAGGACCCAGAGCGTGCAGCCAGGTGCAGGGAGAATGGCAACGCCAGCTTCAAGACCAGAGACTACAATGCTGCTGCCCTGCACTATTCTCAG ggtgtgtgtttggcctcGCAGCGCTCCGAGCAGCTTTCTCTCTGCTTCGCCAACCGCTCTGctgccctgctccacctccagcaccaccag GAGTGCCTTGAGGACATCGACAGGGCGCTGGAGCATGGCTACCCCGCTCACCTGCGTCACAAGCTACACGAGCGACGTGCGCTGTGCCTCAACCACCTCCAGCACAAAGCCGACCCGGGGCcccaggacgaggagggggcaggtggtACAGAGAAGCAGCGAACTCACCTGCCCCAGTGTCTACCTGGTACTgggcccctgtcctctctctcccccggctCGTCTGTGCGTTTTAGCCCGGGGAAAGGGCGACACCTGGTGGCCACTGAGGGAAAGGCGGCCGGAGATGTGATTCTGGAGGACCGGGCCTACGGCTGTGTGCTCATCCCTGGGATGGAGAGACTgaagggggcagagggagggcgggagagaagGGGCGTGTTTGGGACGGAGGACAGGCACTGCCACCGGTGTCTGTGTGAGGCCGTGAGCCCTGCGCCCTGTGAGGGGTGCAGCTACGCCCGCTACTGTTCCTATCGGTGCAGGAGAGCAGCCTGGGAGGAGCATCATCGCTGGGAGTGtccaataggagcagagctcAGGGCTTTGGGCGTGATGTCACAGCTGGCTCTAAGGGTGGCCCTGAAGGCGGGACTTAAGGACGTACAGGTGGCTAGGGAGCCAATAAGAGGCAAGGATAACGGCTCTAAACCAATCTCAGGAAGGGAGAACCCTGTGTCCAGTACTAGCACGTCAACTgacagagatgggggaggtgatCCGTTTACCTGTTACCATGGCGACTCCTACCAGAGTGTCTACCACCTTCTTCCACACCTGAGTAGCCACACACCCAGCTTGCGCTATCTATACGCAGTCACCATAGCAACACTGTTCCTAAAGCTCAGCAGGGCGGGGCCTCCACCTGCTTCCTGGAACTCCTCAGAGAGCAGGAAGTgtaccagccaatcacagggtCAGGAGGACAAGAAAAAGCCAATGGGTTGGGCTCCGGAGCTGAGCCTTCTGGGAAGTGTAGTTCTGCGGCATATGTTCCAGCTGAGGTGTAATGCGCAAGCAGTGAGCGCGCTCATAAACACAG gtgacTCAGCGGTGCAGTCCACCTGTGAAGTCCGCATCGCCACGGCCATGTTCCCCACGCTCAGCGTCCTGAACCACTCCTGCAGTCCCAACACCAGCCTGGCCTTCGCCACCGGACCCAGGACCGGCCCGCCTTCTCCAGAACCAGAGTCCTCCGCCGCGCTCGCCACGGCTGGCTGTGGAGTCACCGTCACCGTCCGAGCCGCCAGAGAGGTCTCCCAGGGACAAGAGTTCCTGCACTGCTATG GGCCCCACAGCAGCAGGATGAAGGTGTCGGAGCGCCGGCGCCTCCTGCAGGATCAGTACTACTTCCTGTGTACCTGCGACGcctgcagcctggaggaggattcagaggtcaggggtgaaaGGTCGGGGTCAGACACGGGGTTGCAGTGTGGGAAGTGCCAGGAGCCTCTAAAG acgcTCACTGAGGACGGCggagcgtggtgtgtgtgtgtttgcggtcAGCGTGTGTCTCGGGTGGAGCTGGACCTCGTGCTGAAGGAGGTCAAGGCTCGGCTGGAGAAGGCCGTGGAACTCATGGAGGAAgacaggccag ATGAGGCCCTGGGGGTTTTACAGAGGGCGGGGCCTCGGTCTGGTGTGTTCCTGGGAGAGACTCACCCACTACAGGGGCAGCTGGCGGACGCGAAGGCCCGAGCGTACGCCACAATGG gcgacTGGCGACGGGCTGCCTCCCAGCTTGAGAGCAGCGTGGTAGCGGTGGGTTCCCAGTATGGAGAAGACAGCATCGAAGTGGGACGCCAGCTCTTCAAACTGGCCCAGCTGCACTTCAAcgg AGGGTCTCCTGCCCCAGCTCTCTCCGTCATCCCCAGAGCCAgacgcctcctctccctccactctgggGAACACTGCCCCGAACTGCAGGAGCTTCGGGCCATGGAGGACTGCCTTCGAGATgtgttctga
- the LOC136933462 gene encoding olfactory receptor 5AR1-like — translation MKFQKRTSGNDSVLIHPPGFYIVAFTSLNFINVYFVFLAFVYIVTVIFNVLVIYIIVTDYRLRTPKFVAVVNLAVIDVVLSSCIIPSMIKLFLSKDNFIPFNLCFVQMFIYYCFVSLESFALAVLAYDRLIAICFPLRQHSINNTRSMFVIVGIIWSACVGVTIFTTSIMTRLSFCGSVQVFSYFCDYAPVFRLACNDISLQWACASILSLVNLTGPLSFIILSYACILLVVFRMKTVERRLKALATCTEHLILVAIFYIPIMSIFFIGLFSSGIDPDLRVLSLSLSTCIPPCLNPIIYSLKTKEIKTRVLALVHKVKITP, via the coding sequence ATGAAATTTCAGAAAAGGACATCTGGGAACGACTCTGTTCTGATCCATCCGCCGGGCTTCTACATAGTCGCCTTTACGTCATTGAATTTCATCAACGTCTATTTTGTTTTTCTCGCGTTTGTTTACATCGTAACGGTTATCTTCAATGTGTTGGTGATCTATATAATTGTGACGGATTACCGTTTACGCACCCCAAAGTTCGTAGCAGTGGTTAACTTGGCAGTTATTGATGTAGTCCTGAGCTCATGCATCATTCCTAGTATGATCAAGTTGTTTCTCTCAAAAGATAATTTTATTCCATTTAATTTATGCTTTGTGCAAATGTTCATATATTATTGTTTTGTGAGCCTCGAATCATTCGCTCTCGCGGTTCTCGCTTATGACCGACTGATAGCTATATGCTTCCCGCTGCGCCAGCACTCTATCAACAACACGAGGAGTATGTTTGTAATCGTAGGGATAATTTGGTCTGCCTGTGTGGGTGTAACTATATTCACCACGTCAATAATGACCAGACTCTCCTTTTGTGGCTCCGTTCAAGTATTTAGCTATTTCTGTGACTATGCGCCCGTATTTAGACTGGCATGTAATGACATTAGTCTGCAATGGGCTTGCGCTTCGATCCTGAGTTTGGTCAACCTTACCGGTCCGTTGAGTTTTATCATTTTAAGCTACGCGTGTATCCTCCTCGTCGTTTTCAGAATGAAAACTGTTGAGCGACGGCTAAAGGCGCTTGCCACGTGCACTGAACATTTAATCCTCGTGGCAATATTTTACATTCCTATTATGTCAATATTTTTTATCGGGCTCTTTTCCTCTGGCATTGACCCCGACCTGCGCGTCTTGAGTCTGTCGTTATCTACGTGCATCCCGCCTTGTCTAAACCCAATCATTTATTCTCTAAAAACAAAAGAAATCAAGACCAGAGTCCTCGCGCTGGTCCACAAAGTGAAAATTACACCTTGA